A genome region from Meriones unguiculatus strain TT.TT164.6M chromosome 2, Bangor_MerUng_6.1, whole genome shotgun sequence includes the following:
- the Tmpo gene encoding thymopoietin isoform X1, producing MPEFLEDPSVLTKDKLKSELVANNVTLPAGEQRKDVYVQLYLQHLTARNRPPLAAGANSKGPPDFSSDEEREPTPVLGSGASAGRGRASVGRKATKKTDKPRVEDKDDLDVTELSNEDLLDQLVKYGVNPGPIVGTTRKLYEKKLLKLREQGTESRSSTPLPTVSSSENTRQNGSNDSDRYSDNDEGKKKEHKKVKSTRDFVFSELASTPSGGFFQGISFPEISTRPPLGRTEAQAAKKVHASKGAPPREPLTDTALPGKGQAQKLAPGRNLCIPSESSYDRCVEKSSSPSSQHELTARLASAAASPSLMRETTTTYCKDTVENIYRGRRSRTQPSCTEGPDVSDQSVLSSEREVLQESERSQVISPPLAQAIRDYINSLLVQGGVGSLPGTSKSLPTLDIENICKRLSQSDHQEFESLSPSRKVHRLSKKPVKEGDSGSCMAFQSIPGSEHMSSFGKSVVSHCLNTLGIEVPKQPQHDQIDTSELSFPLHESILKVIEEEWQQIDKQLPPLACKYPVSSSKATQILSVPKVDEEILELIPGATPQAAIRASSTESCDKHLDLALCRSYEAAASALQIAAHMAFVAKSLQANISQAAQVINSDPSHAHQALEILNRTYDAASYLCDAAFDEARMSARTMGSSTMGRRCLWLKDCKINAASKTKLTAAPFKGGTLFGGEVPQVIKKHRNK from the exons ATGCCGGAGTTCCTGGAGGACCCTTCGGTCCTCACCAAAGACAAGTTGAAGAGCGAGTTGGTCGCCAACAATGTGACGCTCCCGGCCGGCGAGCAGCGCAAGGACGTGTACGTGCAGCTCTACCTGCAGCACCTCACGGCGCGCAACCGGCCGCCGCTCGCCGCGGGCGCCAACAGCAAAGGGCCGCCCGACTTCTCCAGCGACGAGGAGCGCGAGCCCACCCCGGTGCTGGGCTCCGGGGCCTCCGCGGGTCGCGGACGCGCCTCCGTCGGCAGG AAAGCAACAAAGAAAACCGATAAACCCAGAGTAGAAGATAAGGATGATCTAGATGTGACAGAGCTCTCTAATGAAGACCTTCTGGATCAGCTTGTGAAATATGGGGTGAATCCTGGTCCCATTGTGG GAACAACCAGGAAGCTGTATGAGAAAAAGCTGTTGAAACTGAGGGAACAGGGAACAGAATCAAGATCTTCTACTCCTCTCCCAACAGTTTCTTCTTCAGAAAATACAAGGCAGAATGGAAGTAACGACTCTGACAGATACAGTGACAATGATGAAG gaaagaagaaagaacacaagaaagtGAAGTCCACTAgggattttgttttttctgaacTTGCATCTACTCCCTCTGGTGGATTTTTTCAGGGTATTTCTTTTCCTGAAATCTCCACCCGTCCTCCTTTGGGCAGGACTGAAGCGCAGGCAGCTAAGAAAGTGCATGCTTCTAAGGGAGCCCCACCTAGGGAGCCTCTTACTGACACAGCCTTGCCTGGGAAGGGACAGGCGCAGAAGTTAGCCCCTGGGCGGAATTTATGCATTCCTTCCGAGTCTAGCTATGATAGATGTGTAGAGAAGAGTTCTTCGCCATCTTCTCAGCATGAACTCACTGCCAGGTTGGCCTCTGCTGCAGCTTCTCCTTCCCTGATGAGAGAGACCACCACTACTTACTGTAAAGACACAGTAGAAAATATTTACCGTGGCAGGAGAAGTAGAACTCAGCCATCGTGTACTGAGGGGCCAGACGTCTCAGATCAGTCAGTTCTCTCTAGTGAAAGAGAAGTGCTGCAAGAGTCAGAGAGATCACAAGTCATTTCTCCACCACTCGCTCAGGCCATCAGAGATTATATCAATTCTCTGTTAGTCCAGGGTGGAGTTGGCAGTTTGCCTGGGACTTCTAAATCTTTGCCCACACTGGATATAGAAAACATATGTAAGAGACTCAGCCAGTCAGACCATCAAGAATTTGAATCCCTGTCCCCTTCTCGGAAAGTTCATAGACTCAGTAAGAAGCCAGTAAAGGAAGGGGATTCAGGCTCATGTATGGCATTTCAGAGTATACCTGGATCCGAACATATGTCTTCTTTTGGCAAAAGCGTTGTCTCTCATTGTCTTAATACTTTAGGAATAGAAGTGCCTAAGCAACCACAGCATGATCAAATAGACACCTCTGAACTATCTTTCCCTCTCCATGAATCTATTTTAAAAGTAATCGAAGAGGAGTGGCAGCAAATTGATAAGCAGCTGCCTCCACTGGCATGCAAATATCCAGTTTCTTCCAGCAAGGCAACACAGATATTATCCGTTCCAAAAGTAGATGAGGAAATCCTGGAATTGATTCCTGGAGCCACCCCACAAGCAGCCATTCGGGCATCCTCCACTGAGTCTTGTGATAAACATTTGGACTTGGCTCTCTGTAGATCTTATGAGGCTGCAGCATCAGCATTGCAGATTGCAGCCCACATGGCCTTCGTAGCTAAGTCTCTGCAAGCCAACATAAGTCAGGCCGCACAGGTTATTAATTCAGATCCTAGTCATGCACACCAAGCACTTGAGATTCTGAACAGAACCTATGATGCAGCTTCGTATCTCTGTGATGCTGCATTTGATGAAGCAAGGATGTCTGCCCGTACCATGGGGTCTTCTACTATGGGTCGGCGCTGTCTGTGGCTGAAGGACTGTAAGATTAACGCAGCTTCTAAGACTAAACTGACTGCTGCCCCCTTTAAAGGTGGAACATTGTTTGGAGGGGAAGTACCCCAAGTTATTAAAAAGCATAGAAATAAATAG